Below is a window of Acidimicrobiales bacterium DNA.
GATCTCCTCGGTGCGCACAGCGCCGGCGACGGCCGAGCGGGCGGAGGCCTTCGTCACCGGCCCGCTCGAGAAGTCCGTCATCCACGCCGCTGACCGCGCCGGCTTCATCGTGAACGGCCTGCTCATCCCCTACCTGCTGTCCGCGGTGCGGATGCTCGAGGGGCGCTTCGCGAGCGCCGAGGACATCGACGCCGGGATGGTGCTCGGCTGCAACCATCCCCTCGGCCCCCTCGCGCTGTGCGACTTCATCGGCCTCGACACCGTCGCCCTGTGCGCCGAGTCGCTCTACGCGGAGTTCCGCGACCCGGCGTTCGCCACGCCGCCGCTGCTCGCGCGCATGGTCGCCGGTGGCCTTCTCGGTCGCAAGAGCGGGCACGGCTTCTTCGCCTATGGCTGAGGGGCCGCTGCGCCGGATCGGCATCATCGGCGGTGGGACGATGGGAGCGGGGATCGCCTACGCCGCGGCGCGCGCCGGCGTCGCGGTGCGCCTCGCCGAGGCGGACGCGGCCGCCGCGGGCGCGCTCGCCAGCAGGGTCGCCTCGGACCTCGACCGGGACCTCGCGCGCGGCCTGATCGACGAGACGGGACGCGCCGCGACGCTCGCGCTGATCGAGGTGGTGGCCTCGGTCGCCGAGCTCGGGGGGGCGCTCGACCTCGTCGTCGAGGCGGTGCCCGAGCGGCTCGAGCTGAAACACCTCGTCCTCGCCGAGGCGGAGGCGCTCGCCCCGCGGCTCCTCGCGAGCAACACGAGCTCGATCTCGATCGACGCCCTCGCCGAGGCGCTTGCACGCCCCGAGCGCCTCGTCGGCATGCACTTCTTCAACCCCGTCCGCCAGATGGCCCTCGTCGAGGTGGTCGTCGGCACGGCGAGCGACCCGGGCGTCGTGGGGGCGGCGAGCGCGGCCGCGACCCAGCTCGGCAAGGAGGCGCTCGTCGTGCACGACGCCCCGGGCTTCCTCACGAGCCGCCTCGGGGTCCTCCTCGGCCTCGAGGCGATCCGCATGCTCGAGTCGGGCCTCGCCGCCGCCGAGGACATCGACCGGGCGATGGTCCTCGGCTACGGCCACCCGATGGGGCCGCTCCGCCTCACCGACCTCGTCGGCCTCGACGTCCGACTCGGGATCGCGCGCGTCCTCGAGGAGGCCTACGGCCCCCGCTTCAGCCCGCCGCCGCTCCTCGAGCGCCTCGTCGCCGAGGGGCGCCTCGGTCGCAAGGCCGGCCGCGGCTTCTACGACTGGCCGGAGCCGCCCGCCGGCTGAGGCCCGTCGGCCGGGGCCCGCTCAGAGTGCCCCGGCGCCGTCTGGGAGGTGGCGCTCGGCGGCCCCGACGTAGCGGCTGAGCGGGCGGATGAGCGAGTT
It encodes the following:
- a CDS encoding 3-hydroxyacyl-CoA dehydrogenase family protein; protein product: MAEGPLRRIGIIGGGTMGAGIAYAAARAGVAVRLAEADAAAAGALASRVASDLDRDLARGLIDETGRAATLALIEVVASVAELGGALDLVVEAVPERLELKHLVLAEAEALAPRLLASNTSSISIDALAEALARPERLVGMHFFNPVRQMALVEVVVGTASDPGVVGAASAAATQLGKEALVVHDAPGFLTSRLGVLLGLEAIRMLESGLAAAEDIDRAMVLGYGHPMGPLRLTDLVGLDVRLGIARVLEEAYGPRFSPPPLLERLVAEGRLGRKAGRGFYDWPEPPAG